The following proteins come from a genomic window of Schistosoma mansoni, WGS project CABG00000000 data, supercontig 0239, strain Puerto Rico, whole genome shotgun sequence:
- a CDS encoding pyridoxamine 5'-phosphate oxidase yields MLRTLYCSLSTMNNQLKISHLRVPYRKSNDIFDIINLKHKDPLLLFKSWFEEAIKCENVFEPNAMALATCNKQCIPSVRFVLLKELDENGFHFFTNYNSRKGQELDDNPYASLVFYWEPLKRQVRVEGVVSRASEVENEEYFQSRPKASQISATVSSQSEPIPCREFLDKKYVELENEYASKEKLPKPSNWGGYILSPKSIEFWQGQTNRLHDRIRFRRCDQIPEINESELVHVGENGWVYERLAP; encoded by the exons ATGCTACGAACACTTTACTGTAGCCTATCAACTATGAACAACCAACTGAAAATTAGTC ATTTACGAGTTCCATATAGAAAATCCAATGATATATTCGATATTATAAATTTAAAGCACAAAGATCCCTTACTTTTGTTTAAGTCGTGGTTTGAAGAAGCTATCAAATGTGAAAATGTTTTTGAACCTAATGCAATGGCTCTCGCAACGTGTAATAA GCAGTGTATTCCAAGTGTACGGTTTGTTCTTTTAAAAGAATTAGATGAAAACGGATTTCACTTTTTCACTAATTATAATAGCAGAAAAGGTCAAGAGCTTGATGATAATCCATATGCAAGTCTTGTTTTTTATTGGGAGCCTCTTAAACGTCAG GTACGTGTGGAAGGCGTTGTTTCACGTGCTTCAGAGGTAGAGAATGAAGAATACTTTCAATCCCGCCCAAAGGCTAGTCAAATTTCCGCTACAGTTAGTTCACAAAGTGAACCAATTCCTTGTCGTGAA TTTCTGGACAAAAAGTACGTAGAATTAGAAAATGAATATGCTTCAAAAGAAAAGCTTCCAAAGCCTTCAAATTG GGGAGGATATATTTTGTCTCCGAAATCAATTGAGTTTTGGCAAGGTCAAACAAACAGACTACATGATCGTATTAGATTTCGTCGTTGTGACCAGATTCCAGAAATAAATGAATCTGAACTAGTGCATGTTGGAGAAAATGGTTGGGTATACGAACGACTAGCTCCATAG